A window of Campylobacter pinnipediorum subsp. pinnipediorum contains these coding sequences:
- a CDS encoding ABC transporter permease — protein MASLAIIPEFLLPSPYSVIKAFIDDFSLIMYHTKYTLLETFIGISIAIVLAFLLSILMDTFKICYDILYPPIIITQTIPTIAIAPLLIIWLGYHMTPKIVLIVLTGFFPILIALIDGYRSVDKDSLTLLKSMGATKWQTYRHAKLPASLGYFFAGLRVSISYALISAVVSEWLGGFYGLGVYMTRVRKAFALDKMFAIIFFVSILSLVLMAIINYIHKKVVKY, from the coding sequence ATGGCGAGTTTAGCGATCATACCTGAGTTTTTATTGCCCTCCCCCTACTCTGTCATCAAGGCTTTTATAGATGATTTTAGCCTTATAATGTATCACACAAAATACACCCTACTTGAAACATTTATAGGCATAAGCATAGCTATAGTTTTGGCATTTTTACTATCCATACTAATGGATACATTTAAAATTTGCTATGATATCTTATATCCGCCTATCATAATCACACAAACCATACCAACCATAGCAATAGCCCCGCTTTTGATAATATGGCTTGGATATCATATGACACCAAAGATAGTGCTTATAGTGCTTACTGGATTTTTTCCTATACTTATAGCTTTGATAGATGGATATAGGTCGGTGGATAAAGATAGCTTGACACTTTTAAAAAGTATGGGTGCTACAAAGTGGCAAACATATCGCCACGCAAAACTTCCAGCAAGTTTAGGGTATTTTTTCGCTGGACTTAGGGTATCAATATCTTATGCTTTGATATCAGCTGTGGTATCTGAGTGGCTTGGTGGTTTTTATGGGCTTGGGGTATATATGACAAGGGTGAGAAAGGCATTTGCGCTTGATAAAATGTTTGCAATTATCTTTTTTGTATCTATACTAAGTTTGGTTTTGATGGCGATTATAAACTACATACATAAAAAAGTAGTTAAATACTAA
- a CDS encoding phosphatidylserine decarboxylase — MMLDKMISNLFGAIFGCKFPKVIQKMINRWYVSYFKIDMSEFWNPDTYESLNKLFTREFIKPRDIDSDKSSFISPCDGTCLSCGSSVANLAFSVKGMGYSVSELLWNAISDDDMQKGYDFLNLYLSPSDYHHYHSPFDIKVKKAIYVPGRLYSVAISKLKKISSLYTKNERVILECEIENIGKIWLVFVGALNVGKMNFVFDSRIKTNAKANDVNVYEYDNLFIKKGDKIGNFELGSTIVIISPKGLIKYNLSELQKVKFTQSIGKISLLGE; from the coding sequence ATAATGCTTGATAAGATGATTTCAAATTTATTTGGTGCGATTTTTGGTTGTAAATTTCCAAAAGTCATTCAAAAAATGATAAATAGATGGTATGTAAGTTATTTTAAGATAGATATGAGTGAGTTTTGGAATCCTGACACTTATGAGAGCTTAAATAAGCTTTTTACAAGAGAGTTTATAAAGCCAAGAGATATTGATAGTGATAAAAGCTCATTTATAAGCCCTTGTGATGGCACTTGTCTTAGTTGTGGTAGTAGCGTAGCCAATCTTGCATTTAGCGTAAAAGGAATGGGATATAGTGTAAGTGAGTTGCTTTGGAATGCTATAAGTGATGATGATATGCAAAAAGGGTATGACTTTTTAAATCTTTATCTTAGTCCGAGTGATTATCACCATTATCATTCACCGTTTGATATAAAGGTAAAAAAAGCTATATATGTGCCAGGTAGATTATATAGTGTAGCTATAAGCAAACTAAAAAAAATAAGCAGTCTTTATACAAAAAATGAACGCGTGATACTTGAATGTGAGATAGAAAATATAGGTAAAATTTGGCTTGTATTTGTAGGTGCTTTAAATGTCGGAAAGATGAATTTTGTCTTTGATAGTAGGATAAAAACAAATGCAAAAGCAAATGATGTAAATGTATATGAATATGATAATTTGTTTATCAAAAAAGGCGATAAGATAGGAAATTTTGAGCTTGGTTCTACCATAGTAATAATTAGCCCTAAGGGTTTGATAAAATACAATCTTAGCGAGTTGCAAAAGGTAAAATTTACTCAAAGCATAGGTAAAATATCTTTGTTAGGAGAATAA
- a CDS encoding metallophosphoesterase, producing MFFTLIFIIAMCFMNFYSYKFFVSKIAFLKNHIFSVRIFFILVCILEVLFIIQLRYLFFNSSFYIFSATFLAFSWFLFAISILYHLGLIILNKQKFISSRREFIKICFDITFVILFISFFLKGLFSAIMPPKIKEKNIKIKNLKKDIKIALITDIHIGTFLQKEFLAGMVNDINKTKPDIVAISGDLVDMKADEIGDFLDPLKDIKSKYGVFYVPGNHEYYHGVDAILAKIETLGVNVLRNDCIELDDINVCGVYDVSGYRFDYLKPDLKQTLSGVNDDKPVVLLAHQPKFVEYMHKDVDLVLSGHTHAGQIFPFGLLVLLQQPYLYGLYQHNDKMQIYVSSGAGFWGPPVRILAQSEIAILNLYGDNNA from the coding sequence ATGTTTTTTACACTTATTTTTATTATAGCTATGTGCTTTATGAACTTTTATTCTTATAAATTTTTTGTTTCAAAGATAGCTTTTTTAAAAAATCATATTTTTAGTGTGAGAATCTTTTTTATACTTGTTTGCATCCTTGAAGTTTTGTTTATAATTCAGTTAAGATATCTGTTTTTTAACTCATCTTTTTATATATTTAGTGCGACTTTTTTGGCATTTTCTTGGTTTTTGTTTGCTATAAGCATTTTGTATCATTTAGGCTTAATTATCTTAAATAAGCAAAAATTTATTAGCTCAAGAAGAGAGTTTATAAAAATTTGTTTTGATATAACATTTGTTATATTGTTTATTAGTTTTTTTCTAAAAGGTCTATTTTCAGCCATAATGCCACCTAAGATAAAAGAGAAAAATATCAAGATAAAAAATCTAAAAAAAGATATAAAAATAGCCCTTATAACAGATATACATATAGGCACTTTTTTGCAAAAAGAGTTTTTAGCAGGTATGGTAAATGATATAAACAAAACAAAGCCCGATATCGTTGCTATATCTGGGGATTTGGTGGATATGAAAGCCGATGAAATAGGGGATTTTTTAGACCCATTAAAAGACATAAAGAGTAAATACGGTGTGTTTTATGTGCCGGGAAATCACGAGTATTATCATGGGGTAGATGCGATTTTAGCAAAGATAGAAACCCTTGGAGTTAATGTGTTAAGAAATGATTGTATAGAGTTAGATGATATAAATGTATGTGGTGTTTATGACGTTAGTGGATATAGATTTGATTATCTAAAGCCTGATTTAAAACAAACATTGTCTGGCGTAAATGATGATAAACCGGTTGTGTTGCTAGCTCATCAGCCAAAATTTGTCGAGTATATGCATAAAGATGTAGACCTTGTACTAAGTGGACATACACACGCTGGACAAATTTTTCCTTTTGGACTTCTTGTGCTATTGCAACAGCCTTATTTATATGGTCTTTATCAACATAATGATAAAATGCAGATATATGTTAGCTCTGGTGCCGGTTTTTGGGGTCCACCTGTTAGGATTTTGGCACAAAGTGAGATAGCTATATTAAATTTATATGGAGATAATAATGCTTGA